A genome region from Methanobacterium sp. includes the following:
- the larC gene encoding nickel insertion protein — translation MITVDDLPAEGLPHVIERTLERGAKNIYVLNGITKKGRFGYIFFVEVDKKHLEDVSALLALNLGTLGIKTIETNHIQLPFEIHSRTVTFETVNEAFESEIRIKYIKNNDDQIISLKAEYEDIKRMTMLLESKGIKIALAKLKTIVEAEAYQKILQEKDIVIKVN, via the coding sequence ATGATTACAGTTGACGATCTACCAGCTGAAGGCTTACCCCATGTCATTGAACGAACTCTTGAAAGGGGAGCTAAGAATATATACGTTCTTAATGGTATCACCAAAAAAGGGCGTTTTGGATATATTTTCTTTGTGGAAGTTGATAAAAAACACTTGGAAGATGTATCCGCTTTACTTGCTTTAAATTTGGGTACATTGGGAATAAAAACTATTGAAACCAACCATATACAGCTACCATTTGAGATACATTCCCGCACTGTGACTTTTGAAACAGTAAATGAAGCGTTCGAATCGGAAATACGTATAAAATACATAAAAAACAATGATGATCAGATTATATCATTAAAAGCAGAATACGAAGACATTAAACGAATGACAATGCTTCTTGAATCGAAAGGGATTAAGATTGCACTGGCGAAATTAAAAACCATAGTAGAAGCTGAAGCTTACCAAAAAATTCTCCAAGAAAAAGATATTGTGATAAAGGTTAACTAA
- a CDS encoding methyltransferase domain-containing protein translates to MTDNKDWNPELYLKFKEERTQPARDLAGRINIENPEKIMDVGCGPGNSTNVLSSRWPESEIIGIDNSASMIESAQINYPEMEWKVEDITKMETEEKYDIIFSNATIQWIQDQEKLINDLVKMLKDNGALAVQVPQYHTMPIKQAIERVSLNKRWREQTGQANDDFTFHSSDYYYDILSGKLKSITMWKTSYFHIMPSHQNIVEMIKSTGMRTFLDRLDTREEKIEFEKDVLKEITKAYPAQKDGHVLFPFERLFFIGYK, encoded by the coding sequence ATGACAGATAATAAAGATTGGAACCCTGAACTTTATTTAAAGTTCAAAGAAGAACGAACCCAACCAGCACGAGATCTTGCCGGACGAATCAATATTGAAAATCCTGAAAAAATAATGGATGTAGGCTGCGGACCTGGAAATAGTACAAATGTCCTTTCCAGTAGATGGCCAGAAAGTGAAATAATAGGAATAGATAATTCAGCTTCCATGATAGAATCAGCGCAGATCAATTATCCTGAAATGGAATGGAAAGTTGAAGATATCACCAAAATGGAAACTGAAGAAAAATATGATATTATATTTTCAAACGCCACCATACAATGGATTCAAGACCAGGAAAAATTAATAAATGACTTGGTTAAAATGCTGAAAGATAATGGTGCCCTGGCAGTACAGGTTCCACAGTACCACACCATGCCCATAAAACAGGCCATAGAAAGGGTTTCATTGAATAAAAGATGGAGAGAACAAACAGGCCAGGCCAATGATGATTTTACATTTCACTCCAGTGATTATTACTACGATATTCTGTCAGGTAAATTGAAATCCATAACCATGTGGAAAACATCCTACTTCCATATAATGCCTTCCCACCAGAATATCGTGGAAATGATTAAAAGCACCGGGATGCGAACGTTCCTAGACAGGCTGGATACCAGAGAAGAAAAAATTGAGTTTGAAAAGGATGTTTTAAAAGAAATTACAAAGGCATACCCTGCGCAAAAAGACGGTCATGTGCTGTTTCCATTCGAAAGGCTGTTCTTTATTGGATACAAATGA
- a CDS encoding CPBP family intramembrane glutamic endopeptidase produces the protein MKKAYKYGLIGYFLVMICSTLAPVIFNNEQLQALVIFPIIIILAYWTKMNGKELGLEFGSLRDYVWAILYPLSICLVIIVIALVTGNIGEIKYPNEMTGKIVYLFFYTLILAFATEEGFFRGWLYGILERDKMDPKLILLLTAVAFSSWHLPLFFLNPSFTWSMLPIYITGGIIGGLIFGLLRYISGSIIVSSFSHALWNTIVYSLFGFGSTIGILGIKMTNIFSPESGLLGLACGLVFMAILWFWTSKKIGFKYPTKPE, from the coding sequence ATGAAAAAAGCTTATAAATATGGTTTAATTGGATATTTCCTGGTTATGATCTGCAGTACACTGGCCCCGGTAATATTCAATAATGAACAACTCCAGGCACTGGTAATATTCCCCATAATTATAATTTTAGCCTACTGGACTAAAATGAATGGTAAAGAGTTGGGTTTGGAGTTTGGAAGTTTAAGAGATTATGTGTGGGCTATTCTGTATCCCCTGAGCATTTGTCTGGTTATTATTGTTATTGCCCTAGTAACTGGGAACATTGGCGAAATCAAATACCCTAACGAAATGACCGGGAAAATTGTTTATCTCTTTTTCTATACACTTATACTGGCATTTGCTACTGAAGAAGGTTTCTTCAGAGGATGGCTTTATGGAATACTGGAACGGGATAAAATGGATCCCAAATTAATTCTCCTACTCACTGCGGTGGCATTTTCCTCCTGGCATTTACCCCTCTTCTTCCTTAATCCATCCTTCACTTGGAGTATGCTTCCCATATACATTACTGGAGGAATTATAGGTGGGCTGATCTTCGGGCTACTACGGTACATTTCAGGTTCTATAATTGTATCGTCATTCTCCCATGCCCTCTGGAATACCATAGTTTACAGTCTTTTTGGCTTCGGTAGTACCATTGGTATTTTAGGGATTAAAATGACCAACATCTTTAGTCCCGAAAGCGGCTTGTTAGGACTGGCTTGCGGTTTAGTGTTCATGGCCATTTTATGGTTCTGGACTTCCAAAAAAATAGGTTTCAAGTATCCAACCAAACCAGAATAG
- a CDS encoding ATP-binding protein, translating to MKIAITGGKGGTGKSTISTALAMELSHEHKVLLIDADVECPDDHIILPTTREKVKNVHAMLPSFNPENCSKCGSCSEVCRENAVVFIKDKYPFIISRQCNGCGACLLACPSSALKEGQQVIGTIYQGQHQQPPGRNSNNLLLVWGEMDVGCESTSLVVNATREYAASMVSEYDHVLIDTAAGTHCNVISAMMGVDLALAVTEPTPLGKHDLKLILQLLKIMKIPTQIIVNKSTIGDSNLIEEVSRDNSVPLIQEIPYEREILKKHSRGQLLIHKTIEELANTITVKFLGGTHK from the coding sequence ATGAAAATTGCAATAACTGGTGGAAAAGGTGGAACAGGAAAATCAACCATATCCACCGCCCTGGCTATGGAATTATCTCATGAACATAAGGTACTATTAATAGATGCAGATGTTGAATGTCCTGATGATCATATAATTCTCCCAACAACACGTGAAAAGGTAAAAAATGTCCATGCAATGCTTCCAAGTTTTAACCCTGAAAATTGTTCAAAATGTGGAAGCTGCTCGGAAGTCTGCAGGGAAAATGCAGTTGTATTTATAAAAGACAAATATCCCTTCATTATTTCCAGACAGTGCAATGGTTGTGGGGCTTGCCTCCTAGCCTGTCCTTCCAGCGCCCTGAAAGAGGGCCAGCAAGTAATTGGGACCATATACCAAGGTCAACACCAACAACCTCCTGGAAGAAACTCAAATAATCTCCTCCTAGTCTGGGGTGAGATGGATGTTGGTTGTGAATCTACCTCATTAGTAGTCAATGCTACCAGAGAATACGCTGCCAGCATGGTTTCTGAATATGACCATGTCTTAATAGACACTGCCGCAGGAACACATTGTAATGTTATTTCAGCAATGATGGGTGTGGATTTAGCCCTGGCAGTGACAGAACCAACTCCATTGGGAAAACATGACCTGAAACTAATCCTTCAACTATTAAAAATCATGAAGATACCTACCCAAATAATCGTTAACAAGTCCACTATAGGGGATTCTAACCTTATTGAAGAAGTTTCCAGGGATAACAGTGTTCCTTTAATTCAAGAAATCCCCTATGAAAGAGAAATATTAAAAAAACACTCCCGAGGTCAGCTGCTGATTCATAAAACCATTGAAGAACTTGCAAATACCATAACAGTAAAATTTTTAGGTGGAACGCACAAATGA
- a CDS encoding DUF488 domain-containing protein: MLRIKRIYELPKEEDGFRILIDESWPKGLSKEEAKVDLWLREIAPTKNLGKWPEDDRAHFNEFETKYHDQLQKKNTLIKLIRDTEKEKGTVTFLYSTIKSIKRLQF, translated from the coding sequence ATGTTACGAATAAAAAGAATATATGAACTCCCGAAAGAAGAAGATGGATTCAGAATCTTAATAGATGAATCTTGGCCTAAAGGCTTATCAAAAGAAGAAGCTAAAGTGGATTTATGGCTTAGAGAAATAGCACCAACTAAAAATCTAGGCAAATGGCCTGAAGATGACCGTGCACACTTTAATGAATTCGAAACGAAATACCATGACCAACTTCAGAAGAAAAATACTTTAATAAAACTGATTAGGGATACTGAAAAAGAGAAAGGAACTGTAACATTTTTATATTCTACAATCAAGAGTATAAAACGGCTGCAGTTTTAA
- a CDS encoding DUF5518 domain-containing protein has protein sequence MADWKIIGLSGLFNAALTIILIIIFFPLFFLGPLTGGFLASYFSRRYEDYDKMDLKDGAVVGIFSGIIGGLIITLILIMGFEAINTLINLISLKIGIIPGANTVVAAYLIFQLSLIISIILGAIGGLIGIKVKR, from the coding sequence ATGGCTGATTGGAAAATTATCGGACTAAGCGGACTTTTTAACGCAGCGCTAACTATTATCCTAATTATAATCTTCTTCCCTCTCTTCTTTTTAGGTCCGTTAACAGGAGGATTTTTAGCCTCCTACTTTAGCCGAAGATACGAAGATTATGATAAAATGGATTTAAAAGATGGAGCAGTTGTGGGAATATTTTCGGGAATAATCGGTGGTTTAATAATCACTTTAATATTGATAATGGGCTTTGAAGCAATAAACACCCTGATAAATTTAATATCTCTAAAAATTGGCATAATACCCGGTGCAAATACAGTAGTAGCAGCATATCTCATTTTTCAGTTGTCCCTAATTATCAGCATAATTCTAGGAGCCATAGGCGGATTAATTGGAATTAAGGTCAAAAGGTGA
- a CDS encoding ATP-binding protein — MKTITILSGKGGAGKSTLTASLSVTLANKNKVVAIDCDADAPNLALVLGLDEENFDSWEPLTTGAKIQFSKDKCKSLKFCPNCPGLQKCMNACNFSAITWNTEEDLPEINELLCVGCGACQLACPTGALTLKKVENARIGVGKTQYGFPIISGQLKIGESGSGNVVNALRMKASEIAEDIQADYMILDAAAGVGCPVIASLRGIDYVILITEPTSAAFWDLKRAIELVDHFNIPCGAVINRWGINKDFTYQLQDYFQTNNIPLLGMIPYDTRFIEALVNLKPAVVYEPNFKTIFEDIMNNCLLNLQEISNAIS, encoded by the coding sequence ATGAAAACAATTACCATACTATCTGGAAAAGGAGGTGCTGGGAAAAGCACTTTAACCGCTTCCTTATCTGTAACGCTTGCAAATAAAAATAAAGTTGTGGCAATTGACTGTGATGCTGATGCACCTAATTTAGCTCTTGTTCTAGGTCTTGATGAAGAAAATTTTGACAGTTGGGAACCATTAACAACCGGTGCCAAAATTCAATTTTCCAAAGATAAATGCAAGTCACTAAAATTCTGCCCCAATTGTCCGGGTCTTCAAAAATGTATGAATGCTTGCAATTTCTCAGCAATCACCTGGAACACGGAGGAAGACCTGCCTGAGATAAACGAACTTTTATGTGTGGGTTGTGGTGCCTGCCAATTAGCCTGTCCAACAGGCGCTCTTACTCTTAAAAAGGTTGAAAATGCCAGGATAGGTGTGGGGAAAACTCAATATGGGTTCCCAATAATTTCTGGACAGCTTAAAATAGGAGAATCTGGTTCTGGTAATGTGGTAAACGCACTGAGAATGAAAGCTTCTGAAATTGCTGAAGATATCCAGGCGGATTACATGATTTTAGATGCGGCTGCAGGTGTGGGATGTCCAGTCATCGCTTCTTTAAGGGGAATTGATTATGTTATATTGATAACTGAACCCACTTCAGCGGCATTTTGGGACCTTAAACGAGCCATAGAACTGGTTGATCATTTCAACATTCCCTGTGGTGCGGTTATCAATAGGTGGGGAATCAACAAAGACTTCACCTATCAATTACAGGACTACTTCCAAACTAATAATATACCCCTATTAGGGATGATACCCTATGATACTCGATTCATCGAGGCATTGGTTAATCTAAAACCCGCAGTTGTGTATGAACCCAATTTTAAGACAATTTTTGAGGACATAATGAACAATTGTCTTTTGAACCTACAAGAAATTTCCAATGCAATTTCATAG
- a CDS encoding PAS domain S-box protein → MGDVTILLVEDESIESIDIKRTLESFGYQVPYVASNGQEAIDKAFELKPDLILIDINLKGENDGIEAISKIKKLDIPFIYLTAHSEDSTIERAKLTEPAGYIIKPYTPTELKYAIDLAVNKNRIEKELKVSENKYGNFFNHMNGGMAVYEAVDNGEDFIFKNFKRAGENLEHVKKEDVFIGKRLTETFPGVKDFGVFDAFKRVWETGKPEYFPEKMYKDGKDPGSWREIWIYKLPTGEIIAVYNDVTECKKAEKELKTLNKALKKRDEEFRYFIESAPVAIAMFDTRMRYIAASSRWIKDYNIQGIKIHGASHYDIFPEITDELKEVHQRALAGSVISADDDEFIRADGSIQYVRWEVRPWYLSSGDIGGIVIFSEDVSERVKAVKELQDNEEKYRTLFESNPDYTILIGLDGVILDVNSSAANFTNLSKEELIGKTYAELGLFPKKDLHLLIESFANVLKGEIIGPFQNRLLSKEANISWVETQLVPIMKEGNVYSIMVIAEDITHRKTATDQLIKSVNEKDVLLKEIHHRVKNNIQIISSLLNLQKQHVDSDEFVNILSESQNRIKSMAMIHEKLYHSGDLTRINFAEYIETLVSDLYSSYATSTRQVTPFINVENVRFNIETAVPCGLIINELISNSLKHAFPKGKTGTLSVSLKTSDEWNELVISDDGVGFPEEFDIENSKTLGLQLVNILVKQLDGKITLNRINGTRFKIIFKELNYKKRI, encoded by the coding sequence ATGGGCGATGTTACAATTCTTTTAGTAGAAGATGAAAGCATAGAATCCATTGATATTAAACGCACCCTGGAATCCTTTGGTTACCAAGTTCCATATGTAGCTTCTAATGGTCAAGAAGCGATAGATAAAGCATTTGAACTCAAACCAGATCTTATTTTAATAGACATCAATCTGAAAGGAGAAAATGATGGTATTGAGGCTATTTCTAAAATTAAAAAACTCGATATACCTTTTATTTATTTAACTGCTCATTCTGAAGACTCAACAATTGAAAGAGCCAAACTCACAGAACCTGCGGGATACATAATTAAACCTTATACCCCCACAGAACTTAAATATGCCATAGACCTCGCAGTTAACAAAAATAGGATTGAAAAAGAATTAAAAGTAAGTGAAAATAAATACGGAAATTTTTTTAACCATATGAATGGTGGTATGGCAGTTTATGAAGCTGTTGATAATGGAGAAGACTTCATTTTCAAAAATTTCAAGCGGGCTGGGGAAAACTTAGAGCATGTTAAGAAAGAAGATGTTTTTATAGGAAAACGCTTGACAGAAACATTTCCTGGAGTTAAAGATTTTGGTGTTTTCGATGCATTTAAAAGAGTCTGGGAGACAGGAAAACCAGAATATTTTCCAGAAAAGATGTATAAAGATGGAAAAGATCCTGGAAGCTGGAGGGAAATCTGGATATATAAACTACCTACCGGAGAAATAATAGCTGTATATAACGATGTCACTGAATGTAAGAAAGCTGAAAAAGAGTTAAAAACTCTTAATAAAGCTTTGAAGAAACGTGACGAAGAATTTAGGTATTTTATTGAAAGTGCGCCTGTTGCCATTGCAATGTTTGATACCCGTATGAGGTATATTGCCGCTAGTTCACGTTGGATTAAAGATTATAATATTCAGGGGATAAAAATTCACGGTGCATCACATTATGATATTTTTCCAGAGATTACTGACGAGTTGAAAGAAGTCCATCAGCGTGCTCTTGCGGGTTCTGTTATTAGTGCTGATGATGATGAATTTATTCGTGCAGATGGAAGTATTCAATATGTTAGATGGGAAGTGCGTCCATGGTATTTATCATCAGGTGATATTGGTGGAATTGTAATTTTTAGTGAAGATGTTTCAGAACGTGTGAAAGCAGTAAAAGAACTTCAGGATAATGAAGAAAAATACAGGACTCTTTTTGAATCAAATCCTGATTACACCATATTAATAGGTTTAGATGGTGTGATTTTGGATGTGAATTCTTCTGCTGCTAATTTTACAAATCTATCTAAAGAAGAACTTATCGGGAAAACATATGCAGAATTAGGATTATTCCCAAAAAAGGACCTCCATTTACTAATCGAAAGTTTTGCTAATGTTTTAAAAGGAGAAATAATTGGACCATTCCAAAACAGATTATTGAGTAAAGAAGCCAATATCAGCTGGGTTGAAACACAATTGGTTCCCATAATGAAAGAGGGTAATGTTTATTCAATTATGGTTATTGCTGAAGATATCACCCACAGGAAAACAGCTACAGATCAGTTAATAAAATCTGTTAACGAAAAGGATGTTTTACTGAAAGAAATCCACCACAGGGTTAAAAATAACATACAAATAATTTCCAGCCTTCTTAACCTCCAGAAACAACATGTAGACAGTGATGAATTTGTCAATATTCTTTCAGAAAGTCAGAACCGGATAAAATCCATGGCCATGATACATGAAAAACTCTATCATTCTGGTGATTTAACAAGAATCAACTTTGCAGAATATATCGAAACACTGGTAAGTGATCTTTATAGTTCTTATGCAACTTCCACCCGACAAGTTACACCATTTATTAATGTCGAAAATGTAAGATTCAACATCGAAACAGCCGTGCCCTGTGGGCTCATAATAAATGAATTAATATCTAACAGCTTAAAACATGCTTTTCCAAAAGGAAAAACGGGTACACTAAGTGTTTCACTAAAAACCAGTGATGAATGGAATGAACTGGTAATCAGTGATGATGGGGTAGGATTCCCAGAAGAATTTGACATTGAAAACTCTAAAACCTTAGGCTTACAACTGGTGAATATCCTTGTAAAGCAATTAGACGGGAAAATCACCCTCAACCGAATCAACGGAACTCGATTTAAAATTATATTTAAAGAATTAAATTACAAAAAAAGGATTTAA
- a CDS encoding PsbP-related protein, with the protein MLPRIISSMGLVILIFSVVVVSGCTSNDPLDNVYKTESTGIKHFESEGISFNASINWSFYKMENETADDYLFSISKGTDENMDLIHFYAGNYNGTLSEYVSSEKKEIPLRNWTITSEKELTVDGLPAYQISALNQENKPLIKTWFMKNGTIHTIYAVPSAGKNLTNIETDLEIVISTFHAI; encoded by the coding sequence ATGTTGCCAAGAATAATTAGTTCCATGGGATTAGTAATCCTTATTTTTAGTGTTGTGGTTGTTTCAGGATGCACCTCAAATGATCCCCTGGATAATGTATATAAAACTGAATCTACTGGTATTAAACACTTTGAGAGTGAAGGCATATCTTTTAATGCTTCGATTAATTGGTCTTTTTATAAAATGGAAAATGAAACAGCAGATGATTATTTGTTTTCCATAAGTAAAGGAACCGATGAAAATATGGACCTTATTCATTTCTACGCAGGTAACTATAATGGTACTTTATCTGAATACGTTAGTTCTGAGAAGAAGGAAATTCCACTTAGGAATTGGACTATAACATCCGAAAAAGAACTTACTGTAGATGGTCTTCCAGCATATCAAATTTCAGCACTTAACCAAGAAAATAAGCCCCTAATAAAAACATGGTTTATGAAAAATGGAACTATTCACACAATTTATGCTGTTCCCAGTGCAGGTAAAAATCTTACCAACATCGAAACAGACCTTGAAATTGTAATCAGCACTTTTCATGCAATATAA
- a CDS encoding cation diffusion facilitator family transporter translates to MEKKTSNRLKKGETAAKYSTLVNLFLAIIKGVVGVLSGSIALIADSVHSFSDIFASLAVYIGLRFSRRKPDEKFPYGYYKFETLASLVISVIIIITGFDIIVESLNGISTPKTIEIPLIALSVAVLSVAVSLLLARYKERVGNEIGSPALISDGKHSLVDVFSSIIVFVGILSAYIGYPVLQSVASFAVALLIMYIGLKFGKEAILVLLDACIDPGIVENIKSIATNFEGVEGVHDIKVRRSGPFVFAELHLGTKKRLPIQKADEISRSVEKLIKKEINDLDTITIKIEGEKKLILRIAAPLVDNKGLMSNISKHFAKSPYFLIADITNGKIKKFQIKKNPSLIYERKRGLKTVEFLKNEDVDIVLFEGEVKEGPTYALSDELIKVLSPDGITLEEILLNAAIKEQQ, encoded by the coding sequence ATGGAGAAAAAAACTTCAAATCGGTTAAAAAAAGGAGAAACAGCAGCTAAATATTCCACCCTGGTTAATTTATTTCTTGCCATTATCAAAGGAGTGGTGGGAGTTTTATCAGGTAGCATAGCTTTGATCGCTGATTCGGTTCATTCTTTTTCGGATATTTTTGCTTCATTGGCAGTATACATTGGATTGAGGTTTTCCCGAAGAAAACCAGATGAGAAGTTCCCTTACGGTTATTACAAGTTTGAAACCCTAGCATCATTAGTAATATCTGTTATAATTATTATAACTGGTTTTGATATTATAGTCGAGTCCTTGAACGGAATTTCAACCCCAAAAACTATTGAAATACCTTTAATTGCCCTTTCAGTCGCTGTCCTTTCAGTCGCTGTTTCCCTCCTTTTGGCCAGATATAAAGAGAGAGTGGGAAATGAAATAGGGTCACCTGCACTTATAAGTGATGGTAAACACAGTTTAGTGGATGTTTTTTCATCAATCATAGTATTTGTAGGTATCCTTTCTGCATACATAGGATACCCTGTTCTTCAGAGCGTTGCCAGTTTTGCAGTGGCATTACTCATCATGTACATTGGATTAAAATTTGGGAAAGAGGCTATACTTGTTTTATTAGACGCTTGTATTGATCCAGGGATAGTGGAAAATATCAAGTCTATTGCAACCAATTTTGAGGGTGTTGAAGGAGTGCATGATATTAAGGTGAGAAGATCCGGCCCTTTTGTATTTGCAGAACTTCACCTTGGGACAAAAAAGAGATTACCCATACAAAAGGCCGATGAAATTTCTAGAAGTGTCGAAAAATTAATAAAAAAAGAAATAAACGATTTAGATACAATAACAATCAAAATTGAAGGAGAAAAAAAATTAATACTTAGAATTGCTGCTCCACTAGTGGATAATAAAGGTTTGATGTCCAATATTTCAAAACATTTTGCAAAATCTCCCTATTTTTTAATTGCAGATATAACTAATGGTAAAATAAAAAAATTTCAAATAAAGAAAAATCCATCCCTGATTTATGAACGAAAAAGAGGGCTTAAAACTGTTGAATTTTTGAAAAATGAAGATGTGGACATTGTTCTGTTTGAGGGAGAAGTGAAGGAAGGACCTACATATGCCTTATCTGATGAATTAATTAAAGTTTTAAGTCCGGACGGTATAACCTTGGAAGAGATTTTACTAAATGCCGCCATAAAAGAGCAGCAATAA
- a CDS encoding Rieske 2Fe-2S domain-containing protein, with the protein MEKVCKVSDVFENTMKGFFVKNRYVLIANVNGNFHAVDAVCPHMGGFLPIGKLENSIITCPVHGSQYDVKTGKLVKNVPSLLRIVTGGGSHDLNSYEVEIKDESIFIKL; encoded by the coding sequence ATGGAAAAGGTATGTAAAGTTTCGGATGTATTCGAGAATACTATGAAAGGGTTTTTTGTTAAAAACAGATATGTACTTATTGCCAATGTCAATGGGAATTTTCATGCAGTTGATGCTGTCTGTCCACATATGGGTGGTTTCCTGCCCATTGGTAAACTTGAAAATAGTATTATAACTTGCCCAGTACATGGCTCACAGTACGATGTTAAAACTGGAAAACTGGTTAAAAATGTTCCCAGTCTCCTAAGGATTGTGACTGGTGGTGGCTCACATGATTTGAATAGTTACGAGGTTGAAATAAAAGATGAATCAATCTTTATTAAACTTTAA